The proteins below are encoded in one region of Sedimentibacter sp. zth1:
- the tdh gene encoding L-threonine 3-dehydrogenase yields the protein MDALVKKYAEPGLWLEQVEIPKIKDEEVLIKIHKTAICGTDVHIYNWDEWSQKTIKTPMTIGHEYVGEIVEIGKLVKDYKVGDIVTGEGHIVCGKCRNCRGGKQHLCKHAIGIGVNRDGIFAEYAAIPASNLFRTSKDVPEELYSIFDPFGNATHTALSYNMVGEDVLITGAGPIGIMAAAIAKHVGARNIVITDINDYRLDLARKMGATKAVNTKNENLKEVMSNLGMVEGFDIGLEMSGNGMAFNQMLDNMINGGRISLLGIQQPGTKVDWDKIIFGGLFLKGIYGREMFETWYKMNSMIQSGLDITPIITHRFDYKDFKEGFEIMRSGQSGKIILNWEK from the coding sequence ATGGATGCTTTAGTAAAAAAATATGCTGAGCCAGGACTTTGGTTAGAACAAGTTGAAATACCAAAAATTAAAGATGAAGAAGTTTTGATAAAAATTCATAAGACAGCTATTTGTGGTACGGATGTACATATATATAATTGGGATGAATGGTCACAAAAAACTATTAAAACACCAATGACTATAGGTCATGAATATGTTGGCGAAATTGTAGAGATTGGTAAATTAGTTAAAGACTATAAAGTTGGTGACATAGTTACTGGCGAAGGACATATTGTTTGTGGTAAATGTAGAAACTGTCGTGGTGGAAAACAACATTTATGTAAACATGCTATAGGTATAGGCGTAAATAGAGATGGTATATTTGCAGAATATGCAGCTATACCTGCATCAAACTTATTCAGAACATCTAAAGATGTTCCAGAAGAATTATATAGTATTTTTGACCCATTTGGTAATGCAACTCATACAGCTTTATCATATAACATGGTTGGAGAAGATGTTCTTATTACAGGTGCTGGTCCAATAGGAATTATGGCTGCAGCTATAGCTAAACATGTTGGAGCAAGAAATATTGTTATAACTGATATTAATGATTACAGACTTGACCTTGCTAGAAAAATGGGAGCAACAAAAGCTGTAAATACAAAAAATGAAAACTTAAAAGAAGTTATGTCAAACTTAGGCATGGTAGAAGGCTTTGATATAGGACTTGAAATGTCAGGAAATGGTATGGCATTTAATCAAATGCTTGATAACATGATTAATGGTGGAAGAATTTCATTATTAGGAATTCAACAACCAGGAACAAAAGTTGATTGGGACAAAATTATATTTGGTGGATTATTCTTAAAAGGAATCTATGGTAGAGAAATGTTTGAAACATGGTATAAAATGAACTCTATGATTCAATCAGGACTTGATATAACACCAATAATTACACATAGATTTGACTATAAAGATTTCAAGGAAGGTTTTGAAATCATGAGAAGCGGACAATCAGGAAAGATTATATTAAACTGGGAAAAATAA
- a CDS encoding DMT family transporter has product MNNKIKSYISITLVTFFWGLSFISTKICLKWFTPISLAFYRFLIATIVLFIILILTEKNLKIDKTDIFKIVLMGFTGMFLYFTFENLALSLMSASLASVLIALMPAFAVLGDFFILKKPISKVKIISVLISIVGACLVAGFNSEENSKNLVLGIILIMVSLVSWLAYNYLSIPLQKKYSTIKITFYQTVFGTLFFLICLPFSRTNFANFSSVGLLNLLFLGVLCSAVCYLLYNYSLNHIDVVICSIFINLMPIITVTASVIILHEKVSLIQILGTSLVILSVFVATKEKSSNISNY; this is encoded by the coding sequence ATGAATAATAAAATTAAATCGTATATATCTATTACTCTCGTAACTTTTTTTTGGGGATTGTCTTTTATAAGTACAAAAATATGTTTGAAATGGTTCACACCAATTTCACTTGCTTTTTATAGATTCTTAATAGCAACAATAGTTTTGTTTATAATCCTGATTTTAACTGAAAAAAATTTAAAAATTGATAAAACTGATATCTTTAAAATAGTTTTGATGGGATTTACCGGAATGTTTTTATACTTTACATTTGAAAACTTAGCTTTAAGCTTAATGTCAGCTTCTCTAGCTTCAGTTTTAATTGCACTTATGCCAGCCTTTGCTGTTTTAGGAGATTTTTTTATTCTAAAAAAACCTATTTCTAAAGTTAAAATAATTAGTGTTTTAATTTCAATTGTAGGTGCATGCTTAGTAGCAGGTTTCAATTCGGAAGAAAATTCTAAGAACTTAGTACTAGGAATTATATTAATCATGGTATCTTTGGTATCTTGGCTTGCATATAATTATTTATCGATACCATTACAAAAAAAGTATTCAACCATAAAGATTACATTTTATCAAACGGTATTTGGTACTCTATTTTTTTTAATTTGTTTGCCATTTAGCAGAACAAATTTTGCTAATTTCAGCTCTGTTGGCCTTTTAAATCTTCTTTTCTTAGGAGTACTATGTTCAGCAGTTTGTTATTTGCTTTACAATTATTCATTAAATCATATAGATGTTGTAATTTGCAGTATTTTCATTAATTTAATGCCTATTATAACAGTTACTGCGAGTGTAATAATTTTACATGAAAAAGTTTCGTTAATTCAAATATTAGGAACATCACTTGTAATCTTATCGGTTTTCGTAGCAACAAAAGAAAAATCTTCTAATATAAGTAATTACTAA
- the trmB gene encoding tRNA (guanosine(46)-N7)-methyltransferase TrmB — protein MRLRYVEGQYDFVKNHPKGIVEPTDYKYTIKDKFNNDNPIHVELGCGKGQFIRGIALKNPDVNFLGFEKSIKVAYRCVKCSSEDDAENYYIVYSNGDILTELFPEKSVGRIYLNFSDPWPKPSHYKRRLTHKGFLDIYRKVLVDNGEVHMKTDNNDLFEYSIEQFTLDNWDLIMVTRDLHNSEYNQCNIMTEYEEKFSMSGKKINKLIARKR, from the coding sequence AAGATATGTTGAAGGTCAATATGACTTTGTAAAAAATCATCCCAAAGGAATAGTTGAGCCTACAGACTACAAATATACAATAAAGGATAAATTCAATAATGATAATCCAATACATGTTGAACTTGGTTGTGGCAAAGGACAGTTTATTAGAGGAATTGCGTTGAAAAATCCAGATGTAAATTTTTTAGGCTTTGAAAAAAGCATAAAAGTTGCATATAGATGTGTAAAATGTTCAAGTGAAGATGATGCGGAAAATTACTATATAGTTTATTCGAATGGTGATATTTTAACCGAGCTTTTTCCTGAAAAATCAGTTGGAAGAATATACTTAAATTTTTCTGACCCGTGGCCAAAGCCATCGCATTATAAGAGAAGACTTACACATAAAGGATTTCTTGATATTTACAGAAAAGTATTAGTAGATAATGGTGAAGTTCATATGAAAACTGATAATAATGATTTGTTTGAGTATTCTATTGAACAATTTACATTGGATAATTGGGATTTAATTATGGTAACAAGAGATTTACACAATAGTGAGTACAATCAATGTAATATTATGACCGAATATGAGGAAAAATTCTCAATGAGTGGTAAAAAAATAAATAAACTAATAGCAAGGAAGAGATAA
- a CDS encoding DUF1294 domain-containing protein has product MWYLLLYLLIINLVAFIMFYVDKRKAIKDKWRIRESSLYLVSFTGGVYGSILAMYLFHHKTRKVKFCIITALALIINIAIMVLIIKYVYF; this is encoded by the coding sequence ATGTGGTATTTGTTGTTATATTTATTAATAATTAATCTTGTGGCATTTATAATGTTTTATGTAGACAAAAGAAAAGCTATAAAGGATAAATGGAGAATTAGAGAAAGCTCATTATATTTAGTTTCATTCACTGGTGGAGTGTATGGAAGTATACTTGCTATGTATTTATTTCATCATAAAACTAGGAAAGTTAAATTTTGCATAATAACTGCCTTAGCTTTGATAATAAACATTGCAATTATGGTATTGATTATTAAGTATGTGTACTTTTAA
- a CDS encoding NAD(P)/FAD-dependent oxidoreductase — MKYDVVIAGAGPSGIFTALELVKNNSQKKILLVEKGKSIEKRSCPKDKTKECVHCKPYCNITTGFSGAGAFSDGKLSLSSHVGGDLPDLIGYDVVEELIKYTDEIYLKFGADTKVEGVGNSEDVKGIRRKAIEAGLKLVDCPIRHLGTEKAQEIYLKIEQYLISNGVEIRFNTLAKDFIVEDNSIKGLVIANSTNHDTEKEVYAEKVIVCAGRKGAEWLKELCVKHHINHSAGTVDIGVRVEVRNEVMEEVNNILYESKLIGYPLPFKNKVRTFCQNPGGFVSQENYDNDLAVVNGHSYKNLKSSNTNLAILCSHNFSKPFNEPIKYGIKVAELTNMLGNGHIIVQRYGDILEGKRTWQKELNQSNVIPTLSDAVAGDLTSAIPYRTMVNLLNFIEQMNKVVPGFASVETLLYGPEIKFYSNKINIDDKFETNIKGLYCLGDSSGWTRGLMMASLMGVRMAKNILNEKK; from the coding sequence ATGAAGTATGATGTTGTTATTGCTGGAGCAGGCCCTTCAGGAATATTTACTGCTTTAGAATTAGTTAAAAATAATAGTCAAAAGAAAATATTACTAGTTGAAAAAGGAAAAAGTATTGAAAAAAGAAGTTGTCCGAAAGATAAAACAAAAGAATGCGTTCATTGCAAACCATATTGTAATATAACTACAGGATTTTCTGGAGCAGGTGCATTTTCAGATGGAAAGTTATCATTAAGTAGCCATGTCGGTGGAGATTTGCCAGATTTGATTGGGTATGATGTAGTAGAGGAGTTAATCAAATATACTGATGAAATATACTTGAAATTTGGTGCAGATACTAAAGTCGAAGGTGTTGGAAATTCAGAAGATGTTAAAGGTATTAGAAGAAAAGCAATAGAGGCAGGACTAAAACTTGTTGACTGTCCTATAAGACATTTAGGAACTGAAAAGGCACAGGAAATTTACTTAAAAATTGAACAGTATTTGATAAGTAACGGTGTTGAAATAAGATTTAACACTTTAGCAAAAGATTTTATAGTTGAAGATAATAGCATAAAAGGTTTAGTTATTGCTAATTCTACAAACCATGATACTGAAAAAGAAGTATATGCGGAAAAAGTTATTGTTTGTGCTGGAAGAAAAGGCGCAGAATGGCTAAAAGAATTATGCGTTAAACATCATATAAATCATAGTGCTGGTACAGTAGATATTGGAGTAAGAGTAGAAGTTAGAAATGAAGTTATGGAAGAGGTAAACAATATATTATATGAATCAAAATTGATTGGTTATCCTTTACCATTTAAAAATAAAGTAAGAACTTTTTGTCAAAACCCTGGTGGATTTGTTAGCCAAGAGAATTACGATAACGATTTAGCTGTTGTAAATGGTCATTCATATAAAAACTTAAAATCTTCAAATACAAATCTTGCTATACTTTGTTCACACAATTTCAGTAAACCATTTAACGAGCCAATAAAATATGGTATTAAAGTTGCTGAATTGACAAATATGTTGGGTAATGGACATATAATCGTACAAAGATATGGAGACATATTAGAAGGTAAAAGGACGTGGCAAAAGGAACTTAATCAATCAAATGTTATTCCTACACTTAGTGATGCTGTAGCAGGAGATTTAACAAGTGCTATACCATATAGAACAATGGTAAATCTTTTAAATTTTATTGAGCAAATGAATAAAGTTGTTCCGGGTTTTGCTAGTGTTGAAACATTGCTATATGGACCTGAAATTAAATTTTATAGCAATAAAATTAATATCGATGATAAATTTGAGACTAACATAAAAGGATTATACTGTTTAGGAGATTCAAGTGGTTGGACTAGAGGATTAATGATGGCTTCTCTTATGGGAGTTAGAATGGCTAAAAACATTTTAAATGAAAAAAAGTAG